In the Anaerobaca lacustris genome, CCGCGATGATGTCGAGTTCCAGGCTGATGCCGGCCGTCGGCTGGGCGGAGATGGTCCGGCTGGTCTGGATCATCGCGGCCAAGCCGACGAACGCACCCATCATGCTGTAGATCGCGATCAGGTTGCGGTCCACGTTGACACCTGCGTGGAACGCCGCCTGGCGGTTCGAGCCGATGGCGTAGGTGTAGCGGCCCAACGGCGTGTACCGCAGCACGAAGAACCCGAACAGCACCACGACCGCAAGGATCACGACGCTGACGGGGACGCCGAGCAGAGTGCTCTGGCCGAGGAACGTGTACATCGGGACATCGAACATCTTGCTGTTGTTGATGATATAGGATGCGCCGCGAAACGCGCTCATCGTCCCGAGCGTCACGATGAACGGGGGCAGCTTGAGCTTGGTGATGAGTGTCCCGTTGAGCAGCCCGCAGAGAAGGCCCGTGCCGATGCCGACCATCGTTCCCAGGAAGCACGCCCAAGCCCCGGCCTGCGGACCACCGAGCTTGAGCAGGACGCCCGCGCCCACCATCCCGGATAGCGCCAGCATCGAGCCGACGGACAGGTCGATGCCCCCGCTGATGATGACTGCCGTCATGCCCATCGCGATGATGCCGTTGACGCTGGAGCGGCTGAGCACGTTGAGGAAGTTCTCGGTCGTCAGAAAGGTGTCCGGTTCGAGGGCCGACAGGGCCGCGACGAGGATCGCCAGGGTGGCGAAGGGCAGCAGTTGTCTGACGACCTTGCTCATTCAATTCTCCTCGACGGCCGCCAGGTGCATGACCTGCTCCGGCGTCGTCTCTTTCGTGCTGAGGTTGCCGACCAGCCTGCCGCGGCGCATCACGAGGATCCGGTCGGCGATCCCGAACAGTTCGGGCAGTTCCGACGAGATGAACAGAATCGCCTTGCCCTGCTCGGCCAGGCGGTTGAGCAGGCCGTAGACCTCGGCCTTCGCTCCCACGTCGATGCCGCGCGTCGGCTCGTCGAAGATCATAAACGTCGAGTTGGCTAAGAGCCATCGGGCGACGAGCAGCTTCTGCTGGTTGCCGCCGGACAGCGAATCGGTGGGCGCTTCGGGGCCGGCCCACCTGACGGCCATCTGCGCTCCCGCCTCGGCGGCGATGCGATGTTCCTGCGCCGGGTGGATCAGATGCTGCATTCCGATCTGGGCGAGGTTCGGCAGCGTGATGTTCCAGCTACACGGCAGTTGCAGGCACAGGCCCGTTCGCTTGCGGTCTTCGGTCAGCAGGGCAATCCCACAGGCGATGGCATCGGCCGGGGAGGCGACGTTCAGTTCCCGACCGTCCAGGGTGACTCGGCCGGCGGTCTTTGCATCCACGCCGAAGAGGGCCCGAGCGACCTCGGTGCGCCCGGCGCCGACCAGGCCGGCCATGCCGATGATCTCGCCTCGCCGGATAGCGAAGGTAACGTCGCGAACGCCCGCTTCCGACGACAGGCCATTGACCTCGAAGAGCACGTCGCCGACGGTCGCGTTGCGTTGCGGGAAGAAGTCCGTCAGTTCGCGGCCGACCATGTGATGGACGATCCGGGGGACATCCAGTTGCCGGACCGGCTCGGAGTGCACGAGCCGGCCGTCGCGCAGGACGCTGACCTCGTCGGCCAGCGCGGCGACCTCTTCGAGACGGTGCGAGATATAGATGATGGCGAGCCCTTGCTGGCGGATTTGCCGCACGACCTCGAAGAGCCGGACCGTCTCGCGTTCGGACAGCGACGACGTCGGCTCGTCCATCACGATGATCGAGGCGTTTCGTCGCAGGGCCTTGAGGATTTCGACGATCTGGCAGTCGCCGGTGGGGAGATCTTCGACCCTGGCGTCCGGACGGATGTCGAAGTGGTATCGCTCGGCGAGCTGTCGCGTCTGGGCGGTCATCTGATGGTGGCTCACGGTGAACGGCAGACGGCCTCGCGGCTCGGCGCCGAGGAAGATGTTCTCGGCCACGGTCAGGTGCTCGGCCAGGTCGAGTTCCTGATAGATCATCGAGACGCCCGCCTCGATTGCCTCGGCGGGATTGGCCAGCGTGTGCGAGCGGCCGTGAATCTCGATGGTCCCGGCGTCCGGCTGATAGACCCCCGCAAGGATCTTCATCAGCGTGGACTTGCCCGCCCCATTCTCGCCGACCAGGGCATGAACGCTGCCGGCGCGGGCGCCGAATGTCACATCGCACAGCGCCTGGACTGGG is a window encoding:
- a CDS encoding ABC transporter permease codes for the protein MSKVVRQLLPFATLAILVAALSALEPDTFLTTENFLNVLSRSSVNGIIAMGMTAVIISGGIDLSVGSMLALSGMVGAGVLLKLGGPQAGAWACFLGTMVGIGTGLLCGLLNGTLITKLKLPPFIVTLGTMSAFRGASYIINNSKMFDVPMYTFLGQSTLLGVPVSVVILAVVVLFGFFVLRYTPLGRYTYAIGSNRQAAFHAGVNVDRNLIAIYSMMGAFVGLAAMIQTSRTISAQPTAGISLELDIIAAVVIGGASLAGGRGTIVGTIVGTLLISFLRNGCTLLGISTNIQLVVIGAIIIGAVALDQVARSRADTK
- a CDS encoding sugar ABC transporter ATP-binding protein gives rise to the protein MNGGPAQTVARRQTALRMTGISKRFGPVQALCDVTFGARAGSVHALVGENGAGKSTLMKILAGVYQPDAGTIEIHGRSHTLANPAEAIEAGVSMIYQELDLAEHLTVAENIFLGAEPRGRLPFTVSHHQMTAQTRQLAERYHFDIRPDARVEDLPTGDCQIVEILKALRRNASIIVMDEPTSSLSERETVRLFEVVRQIRQQGLAIIYISHRLEEVAALADEVSVLRDGRLVHSEPVRQLDVPRIVHHMVGRELTDFFPQRNATVGDVLFEVNGLSSEAGVRDVTFAIRRGEIIGMAGLVGAGRTEVARALFGVDAKTAGRVTLDGRELNVASPADAIACGIALLTEDRKRTGLCLQLPCSWNITLPNLAQIGMQHLIHPAQEHRIAAEAGAQMAVRWAGPEAPTDSLSGGNQQKLLVARWLLANSTFMIFDEPTRGIDVGAKAEVYGLLNRLAEQGKAILFISSELPELFGIADRILVMRRGRLVGNLSTKETTPEQVMHLAAVEEN